DNA sequence from the Deltaproteobacteria bacterium genome:
ATCCGGGAGAGCTGATGCCCAAACTGCCCAATTTTTCATCGGTCCGGGAGCTGCGGTATGGCCAGGACCCCTATCTTGACGCCTGGTTGCTGCATTTCATGACCGAGAACAACATCGAGCCCAACGTCAACCCGGCCGAGAACGCCCAGCAGGAACAGCTGCGTTTCATGGTCGACGTGGATGACGACCAGGTCTTTGTGCCCTGTTCCGACGAGATGTTCGAAAACCTGCTCCAGTCCCGCCTTTCGTCCACCCTGAAGTTTGAGTATCGGGAAAAGTGGCGGCTTTTGGTGCATCTGGTGCACATCAATATCACGGATCGTTATACGCGGCGTAAAATTTTCGCCCTTTCCCGACACAAGCTCAGCCAGGTCCTGCATGCTCCGTTTTTGATTCCTTCCCGTCTGCTCAAGCAGCTTTTGACCATCTTCATGGCCATGAGCGGGGTCCACGATCCGCAACGCGAGGAAAAGCGCCTCTACAACCGGCGCGCCCTCGACTTCATGAACAGCCCGGCCATGAGCCGCTGTCTGTATTCCTGCCCGGACACGACAATGGGGTGCACCTCCATCGAGTATCTGCGCTGGCAACTCGACTTGTTGGAACTGTCCCGTCTGTGCCGGTTGTCCTTGTCCTCGGCCATTTGGGAAACACCGGCCCTGGTCCGGGAGGATCCCGCCTTTTTGGACCGGATCGGCGCCCCCTGGCCCGAGTTTACCTCGCTCATGGACAAGGTCATGGGACCGGACAGCGGGCAGGGGCAGCTCAAGATTTTGTTTTTGCCCGAGAGCAGCGGCGAGATCATTTTTGACCTGCGCTTTATCAGGGTCTTGTTGCGTCTGGGGCATAAGGTCATTTTGGCCTTCAAGGAAGGGTTTTCCCTGGACCAACCGGTGTTTTGGGATGCCGAGCACGACACGGCCCTGAACGAGGCCCTGGGCGAGGCCCAATTCGTCGAAAACAGCCGCATGACCAAGAACGAGCTGCTTCGGGCCCAGCGCGAGAACCCGCTCATGGTCATTTCCGACGGCACCCGCGAACGCCTCAATCTGTGGCGGACCAACGTGACATTCGCCCGTGCTTGGAAGGAAGCTGACTTGGTCATTGCCAAGGGCTTTGCAAATTATCGGCGTTTGATCATGAACTCCCATTTGTTTACCCGGGATATCCTGTGCCTGTACCGCGATGGAGCCGGCCAGGACCGGATTTGCTTCAAGGGCAAGTCGTCGCGTGTCAACAAGATCACCGAAAGCCAGGTCGTGGGCCATGCCGACACCATTATCGCCCGCATGCGCCATGCCCAGGGTCAGGGCAAGCAGGTCATGTTTTACAGCGCGATCATCGGCAGCATTCCTGGTCAGACCACGCTGGCTCTGAAGGTGGTCAGCACGTTTGTCGAGTATTTGCGGAGCAAGCACGCCAATCTGTTGATCATCAATCCGGCCGAGCATTTCGTGGATGGGATGGATGGCGATGATTTGATGTACATGTGGGAGCGGGTGCAGCGTAGCGGATTCATCAATGTCTGGCGTTTTCAGAGCGTCGGTGACATCGAGACCAGTTTCGAACTCATGGGCGAGGCGGTGCCGGCCGAGTGGCATGGCAAGGACGCGACCTTTTCCACGGGGTGCACCAAGGAAATGCATATTGCCCTGGACATGCAGAAAACCCATCCGGAAATGCAGATCATCGGCCCGGATCCCAAGCGTTTTTTCCGGCGCATGGAATATGGCGTGGGCAAGTATTTCGACGCCCGCATCCCGGACAAGGGCCGGAGCTTGTGAGACTCGCGGCCCTGGTGTTGCTGTGCTGCCTTGGTCTGACGGCGTGCGCCGGACCGGGCAAGGCGCCGAATTTGATGGTCACGGAGCCTCCCCGGGGCCTGGTCACGCAGCTGGCCCGGACCGATCCCCCGGCCTTGAATCGGGCGATTGCCGCCAGTCTGGTTCATGTCCGCGCTCAAAATCCCATGGCCAGACCCTTTGCCGGTGTTCCGGAGTGCACCTGGGCCGATCTGCGCGCCACCCTGGAGCATCTGCGCGATATTTTGCCGCGCTTGCAGACTGATCCCGATGTGCTGACCCGCGATTTCACGTGGCGCGAAGTCCAGCCAGAACCGTTGGTCACGGGCTATTACGAGCCGGAAATCGAGGCCTCCCTGGTGCCGGGCCCGGCCTATCCGGTGCCCATTTTTGGGCTGCCCAAGGGTTTGAAAAGCGCGGATCTGGGGGCGTTTCATCCACGCTGGGCCGGCCAGACTCTTTTCTACCGGATCGAGGGCAGTGCCATCGCCCCGTTTTATTCCCGTGCCGAGATTGACTCTGCCGGGGCGCTCGACGCCACGGACGCACCCATCGCCTGGACCAAAAGCCGGGTCGATGTCTTTTTTTTGCAGGTCCAGGGTTCGGGCCGGTTGCGTTTGCCCGACGGAACGGTCCGACACATCCTCTATGCCGGCAAGAACGGCTGGGACTATGTTTCCCTGGGCAAGGTCATGATCGAGCGCGGGCTCATCGCGCGCCAGGACATGTCCATGCAGCGGCTGCGCGCCTATTTGTACGCCCATCCGGACGAGGCCCAAAATCTGATGAACACCAACCC
Encoded proteins:
- a CDS encoding transglycosylase is translated as MVTEPPRGLVTQLARTDPPALNRAIAASLVHVRAQNPMARPFAGVPECTWADLRATLEHLRDILPRLQTDPDVLTRDFTWREVQPEPLVTGYYEPEIEASLVPGPAYPVPIFGLPKGLKSADLGAFHPRWAGQTLFYRIEGSAIAPFYSRAEIDSAGALDATDAPIAWTKSRVDVFFLQVQGSGRLRLPDGTVRHILYAGKNGWDYVSLGKVMIERGLIARQDMSMQRLRAYLYAHPDEAQNLMNTNPSYVFFRLADFGPLGSMGQTLTPMVSLATDSAFLPLGTVLAMELDLPRPRGASERTSLLGLPQDRGGAIKGSRLDLFCGAGLDAEFLAGHLQNHGRVFLLLKK
- a CDS encoding DUF89 family protein; this translates as MPKLPNFSSVRELRYGQDPYLDAWLLHFMTENNIEPNVNPAENAQQEQLRFMVDVDDDQVFVPCSDEMFENLLQSRLSSTLKFEYREKWRLLVHLVHINITDRYTRRKIFALSRHKLSQVLHAPFLIPSRLLKQLLTIFMAMSGVHDPQREEKRLYNRRALDFMNSPAMSRCLYSCPDTTMGCTSIEYLRWQLDLLELSRLCRLSLSSAIWETPALVREDPAFLDRIGAPWPEFTSLMDKVMGPDSGQGQLKILFLPESSGEIIFDLRFIRVLLRLGHKVILAFKEGFSLDQPVFWDAEHDTALNEALGEAQFVENSRMTKNELLRAQRENPLMVISDGTRERLNLWRTNVTFARAWKEADLVIAKGFANYRRLIMNSHLFTRDILCLYRDGAGQDRICFKGKSSRVNKITESQVVGHADTIIARMRHAQGQGKQVMFYSAIIGSIPGQTTLALKVVSTFVEYLRSKHANLLIINPAEHFVDGMDGDDLMYMWERVQRSGFINVWRFQSVGDIETSFELMGEAVPAEWHGKDATFSTGCTKEMHIALDMQKTHPEMQIIGPDPKRFFRRMEYGVGKYFDARIPDKGRSL